One genomic window of Stigmatopora nigra isolate UIUO_SnigA chromosome 13, RoL_Snig_1.1, whole genome shotgun sequence includes the following:
- the LOC144206541 gene encoding transcription factor Sp3-like isoform X1: MASADVDSSQSDFLQETQTTDMSAIQLSGSERWEVLTAVSAAKDDANGGIVTSNGQYVLPLGGLPSQPIYVTAPGGETTTANGASGIQYQVIPQIQNADGTLSGFQDDGVGPIQLLQDGGGQAGVGIGCATTAAGDLLTQAGQAQSIQGLPLAGGSAYAAAGLPGNIAFVPINSVDLESLGLTAAQTVPIATGVTPEGRLIMSGQTLEGGKLASGEREMYAPNGASSQLPATIDGTGVLTQATAVSAGVADPSSSAANFNSHLQQIQVPTSSATTLSQPILQLSSDAQTSVALGQDLNAAGQTLQSVQLVNPGTFLIQAQTVSPTGQIQWQTFQVQGVQSLQGLQLPQGQAQQLTLAPVQTLPLTQAGQVSLPNLQTVTVNSLTQSGIHFAQPQQRTDDSPAGIHIKEEPDSEDWHLSGDSTLNPSDLSNLRVHMTAAEDEANSGIGGEGKRLRRVACTCPNCKESGGRGSGLGKKKLHVCHIAGCGKVYGKTSHLRAHLRWHSGERPFVCNWMYCGKRFTRSDELQRHRRTHTGEKKFVCGECSKRFMRSDHLAKHIKTHQNKKGGGVPASASPSPLTADTLITADGTTLILQSAAARNLVANQEIPLQLVTVAPGEVME, translated from the exons ACGACAGACATGTCTGCCATTCAGCTGTCGGGATCGGAACGCTGGGAGGTGCTAACGGCCGTCTCGGCCGCCAAGGACGACGCCAACGGCGGGATCGTGACGTCCAACGGCCAGTACGTGCTTCCCCTGGGAGGTCTTCCCAGCCAGCCCATTTACGTCACGGCGCCCGGGGGGGAGACCACCACGGCCAATGGCGCATCGGGCATTCAGTATCAG GTCATCCCTCAGATCCAAAACGCGGACGGGACGTTGTCCGGCTTCCAGGACGACGGCGTGGGCCCCATCCAGCTCCTCCAGGACGGCGGCGGGCAAGCCGGCGTGGGCATCGGCTGCGCCACGACGGCCGCCGGCGACCTCCTGACGCAGGCGGGTCAGGCGCAGTCCATCCAGGGCCTCCCGCTGGCCGGGGGCTCGGCGTACGCGGCGGCGGGGCTGCCCGGCAACATCGCCTTCGTGCCTATCAACAGCGTGGACCTGGAGTCGCTGGGCCTGACGGCGGCGCAGACCGTGCCCATCGCCACGGGCGTCACGCCCGAGGGACGCCTCATCATGAGCGGGCAGACCCTGGAGGGTGGCAAACTGGCGAGTGGCGAGCGGGAGATGTACGCGCCCAACGGGGCCTCCTCGCAGCTGCCCGCCACCATCGACGGCACGGGGGTCTTGACCCAGGCCACGGCCGTGTCCGCCGGCGTGGCCGACCCCTCGTCCTCGGCGGCCAACTTTAATTCCCACCTGCAGCAGATTCAG GTACCAACGTCCAGCGCCACCACCCTCTCACAGCCCATCCTGCAGCTATCGAGCGACGCTCAAACCTCTGTAGCATTGGGCCAGGATCTGAACGCGGCGGGGCAGACGCTTCAGAGCGTCCAGTTGGTCAACCCGGGGACTTTTCTCATTCAAGCCCAGACGGTCAGTCCCACTGGGCAGATCCAGTGGCAGACCTTCCAG GTGCAGGGGGTCCAGTCACTTCAAGGGCTGCAGCTGCCCCAGGGCCAAGCTCAGCAACTGACGCTAGCCCCCGTGCAGACCCTCCCGCTCACCCAGGCCGGCCAGGTCAGCCTGCCCAACCTCCAGACGGTCACCGTCAACTCGCTGACGCAGAGCGGCATTCATTTCGCGCAGCCGCAGCAACGAACCGACGACAGCCCCGCAG GCATCCACATCAAGGAAGAGCCCGACTCGGAAGACTGGCATCTTAGCGGCGACTCCACGCTCAACCCCAGCGATCTGAGCAACTTGCGCGTCCACATGACGGCGGCCGAAGACGAGGCAAACTCCGGCATCGGCGGCGAGGGCAAACGGCTGCGACGGGTGGCCTGCACTTGCCCCAACTGTAAAGAGTCCGGAGGAAG GGGCTCCGGACTGGGCAAGAAGAAGCTCCACGTCTGCCACATCGCCGGCTGCGGCAAAGTCTACGGCAAGACGTCGCACCTGCGCGCCCACCTGCGCTGGCACAGCGGCGAGCGCCCCTTCGTCTGCAACTGGATGTACTGCGGAAAAAGATTCACCAGGAGCGACGAACTGCAGAGACACAGGCGGACGCACACGG GCGAGAAAAAGTTTGTGTGCGGCGAATGCTCCAAACGCTTCATGCGCAGCGACCATCTTGCCAAGCACATAAAGACTCACCAGAACAAAAAGGGCGGCGGCGTGCCGGCCTCTGCGTCGCCGTCGCCGCTGACCGCCGACACCCTCATCACGGCCGACGGCACCACGCTCATCCTGCAGTCGGCCGCCGCTCGCAATCTGGTGGCCAATCAGGAGATCCCGCTGCAACTGGTCACCGTGGCGCCCGGTGAGGTCATGGAATGA
- the LOC144206541 gene encoding transcription factor Sp3-like isoform X2: MSAIQLSGSERWEVLTAVSAAKDDANGGIVTSNGQYVLPLGGLPSQPIYVTAPGGETTTANGASGIQYQVIPQIQNADGTLSGFQDDGVGPIQLLQDGGGQAGVGIGCATTAAGDLLTQAGQAQSIQGLPLAGGSAYAAAGLPGNIAFVPINSVDLESLGLTAAQTVPIATGVTPEGRLIMSGQTLEGGKLASGEREMYAPNGASSQLPATIDGTGVLTQATAVSAGVADPSSSAANFNSHLQQIQVPTSSATTLSQPILQLSSDAQTSVALGQDLNAAGQTLQSVQLVNPGTFLIQAQTVSPTGQIQWQTFQVQGVQSLQGLQLPQGQAQQLTLAPVQTLPLTQAGQVSLPNLQTVTVNSLTQSGIHFAQPQQRTDDSPAGIHIKEEPDSEDWHLSGDSTLNPSDLSNLRVHMTAAEDEANSGIGGEGKRLRRVACTCPNCKESGGRGSGLGKKKLHVCHIAGCGKVYGKTSHLRAHLRWHSGERPFVCNWMYCGKRFTRSDELQRHRRTHTGEKKFVCGECSKRFMRSDHLAKHIKTHQNKKGGGVPASASPSPLTADTLITADGTTLILQSAAARNLVANQEIPLQLVTVAPGEVME; this comes from the exons ATGTCTGCCATTCAGCTGTCGGGATCGGAACGCTGGGAGGTGCTAACGGCCGTCTCGGCCGCCAAGGACGACGCCAACGGCGGGATCGTGACGTCCAACGGCCAGTACGTGCTTCCCCTGGGAGGTCTTCCCAGCCAGCCCATTTACGTCACGGCGCCCGGGGGGGAGACCACCACGGCCAATGGCGCATCGGGCATTCAGTATCAG GTCATCCCTCAGATCCAAAACGCGGACGGGACGTTGTCCGGCTTCCAGGACGACGGCGTGGGCCCCATCCAGCTCCTCCAGGACGGCGGCGGGCAAGCCGGCGTGGGCATCGGCTGCGCCACGACGGCCGCCGGCGACCTCCTGACGCAGGCGGGTCAGGCGCAGTCCATCCAGGGCCTCCCGCTGGCCGGGGGCTCGGCGTACGCGGCGGCGGGGCTGCCCGGCAACATCGCCTTCGTGCCTATCAACAGCGTGGACCTGGAGTCGCTGGGCCTGACGGCGGCGCAGACCGTGCCCATCGCCACGGGCGTCACGCCCGAGGGACGCCTCATCATGAGCGGGCAGACCCTGGAGGGTGGCAAACTGGCGAGTGGCGAGCGGGAGATGTACGCGCCCAACGGGGCCTCCTCGCAGCTGCCCGCCACCATCGACGGCACGGGGGTCTTGACCCAGGCCACGGCCGTGTCCGCCGGCGTGGCCGACCCCTCGTCCTCGGCGGCCAACTTTAATTCCCACCTGCAGCAGATTCAG GTACCAACGTCCAGCGCCACCACCCTCTCACAGCCCATCCTGCAGCTATCGAGCGACGCTCAAACCTCTGTAGCATTGGGCCAGGATCTGAACGCGGCGGGGCAGACGCTTCAGAGCGTCCAGTTGGTCAACCCGGGGACTTTTCTCATTCAAGCCCAGACGGTCAGTCCCACTGGGCAGATCCAGTGGCAGACCTTCCAG GTGCAGGGGGTCCAGTCACTTCAAGGGCTGCAGCTGCCCCAGGGCCAAGCTCAGCAACTGACGCTAGCCCCCGTGCAGACCCTCCCGCTCACCCAGGCCGGCCAGGTCAGCCTGCCCAACCTCCAGACGGTCACCGTCAACTCGCTGACGCAGAGCGGCATTCATTTCGCGCAGCCGCAGCAACGAACCGACGACAGCCCCGCAG GCATCCACATCAAGGAAGAGCCCGACTCGGAAGACTGGCATCTTAGCGGCGACTCCACGCTCAACCCCAGCGATCTGAGCAACTTGCGCGTCCACATGACGGCGGCCGAAGACGAGGCAAACTCCGGCATCGGCGGCGAGGGCAAACGGCTGCGACGGGTGGCCTGCACTTGCCCCAACTGTAAAGAGTCCGGAGGAAG GGGCTCCGGACTGGGCAAGAAGAAGCTCCACGTCTGCCACATCGCCGGCTGCGGCAAAGTCTACGGCAAGACGTCGCACCTGCGCGCCCACCTGCGCTGGCACAGCGGCGAGCGCCCCTTCGTCTGCAACTGGATGTACTGCGGAAAAAGATTCACCAGGAGCGACGAACTGCAGAGACACAGGCGGACGCACACGG GCGAGAAAAAGTTTGTGTGCGGCGAATGCTCCAAACGCTTCATGCGCAGCGACCATCTTGCCAAGCACATAAAGACTCACCAGAACAAAAAGGGCGGCGGCGTGCCGGCCTCTGCGTCGCCGTCGCCGCTGACCGCCGACACCCTCATCACGGCCGACGGCACCACGCTCATCCTGCAGTCGGCCGCCGCTCGCAATCTGGTGGCCAATCAGGAGATCCCGCTGCAACTGGTCACCGTGGCGCCCGGTGAGGTCATGGAATGA